Below is a genomic region from Henckelia pumila isolate YLH828 chromosome 3, ASM3356847v2, whole genome shotgun sequence.
GTTCTACTTCAGCAGGCATCTCCGTTCCAATCTTAAGAGTTCTACCGGGACTTCCTGGAGTTACCTCTATTCTTTTGAGCGCTTTGGTTGCCTCTAAGTGTTTTACTTTCTCGACTTCACTATCGATAGTATGTATTCTATCATTTTTGGGCTCATCTGTCTGTGGATGCCTTCTCTTCTGAGTTGATATCTCGTCCACCCTTGACATTTTCTTGCAATTGGCTGGGTCTCGCAGGATGTTAGCATGACACTCCCGAGCCAACCTGCTATCACCAACAGCCTCTCCAACTCCTTCTGACGTTGGAAACTTCAACTTCATATGATAGGTTGATCCTATGGCTTGGAACATATTTAGACTCGGGTGCCCCAGTATCACGTTATATGCAGAGGATGCATTTACTACCAAGAACTTTACCATTTTTGTAACTCTTCTCGGATACGATCCTAGCGAGAGAGGAAGTGTGATCTCTCCTAGTGCTTCCACTACTTCTCCAGAAAATCCAACTAAAGGGGTGTTGATGGGCGTTAGTTGTGCATTGTCTATCCCCATTTTAACAAATGCATTAAGAAAAATGATATCTGCTGAACTGCCTGAGTCAACCAGCATCTTTTTCACCCAGAAGTTGGATATTGTAGCGGAGACAACCAATGCGTCATTGTGCTCAACTAAAGGGTATTCCCTATCTGACTCAGTGAATGTCATTTCTTTTGATAGTTTTGATATTTCACACATGACTTGGGCTTGGTTAGGGTGAGGATAGTGATTCCCCCTAGAAGCATTACGCAAAAGAGTCTTCCTTGCTCTATTTGAATCTCCGCAAGCTGGTCCCCCTGTTATAACAGCGATAACCCCTCCAGTCGGCATGTTCTCATGGAAATCTCCATTATGCTTTCCTTGCTTCTCATGATTCTTTGGGGGTTCTCTGTTTCGACGGTCTTCATAAGTCTTGTTGTCTCGTTGTTGGTGGTGAGACTTACTCACGAAGTCTTTTAAATAGCCACGTTTGATCAGCTTCTCTATTTTAGTTCTCAAACTACTGTTGGGTAACTGGCGTttagatcaatcacgattgatacccggtgcagcggaagtttaaaatttttagtatgaaacaattccatagtgtgagtatcaaccatacgattaaattatttgtgtgtgtaaaattaaataactattattaaattttaccttcaatctcgaagcgagattattggacaccacacagatttctctgcgcttcttgtatctccctggaactgatgaacaagctttccttcaatcaggtccacgaatggaggtttaatccctctgatagattgcactagaaaatctatcagaagttttctgcgaagagaataacgaatttgattcgctaatcctgtctgcaattcaaaatcacagaccggaaaatctctgacagagagagggaggggcggccgaatttctagagagagctagggtttttttcgaaaactgtctctcaaaattatgaccaactgtgtgtaatttctgtactgcaataacttatttataatgcaggccactaacaccttagggcccattagtcataagttgaggcccgacaagcaaagcccgcatgttcagaaattaatataaaattcatcgtgactccgattgataaaccgattttaccaatgtgcacagaaaccatttctgcacattttaaagtcaagataaattttcctgaatccgaattcagtggtttccaaaaatgtacatccctatgtcattttaggaaatcctactcccttactcttatttaagaagtccaacttctttattcattaaatttaactctttaaatttaactatctcaacggggattaaaactccattacactgtgtgaccctcaatggttcagggatacagctagccgtgggctcacaactccttgtgactcggaacaacgatttccgacttgcccaacgaatcatggtaaagcgcctagcaacatcgccccatgattccctaggtatcactgatagtgcctacaagaaccagtagattttggttagcgtacagtacggtcccttcatccatatatcccgatcgaatcaacaaccattggtatatcgagagtcgctcaagattcgataactatgcaatacatcttgaagatcaaattagtgacatcgcatgtgctactaagaaaccatttcttaaatcacatcaagtactctggccagagattcgtcacactaatatctcctcagatcgcataggatatccacactcgcaagtatgtggtgaatccttgacaacaatgcatcgactcctatatgtgttgtaactgtacccaatcccgacacctgatgacccccatagagtcggtaaacgagtcaaagcacagtactagcatatagagtctccatgatgtttcaagtagtaaggactaatggtgtacaaccaaaaccgcggactttatccactcgataagtgataaccacttggaaaagtccggatagggtagttcgattattcatcctatgaatatccatttgcatgcttcgaacatctccatgttccctaccaatgaaacgtggtactccgcatcgcaaatgctagtctcaaactcgagcgatccttatccttattatcggacggctcaatcgactaggaacagtttagaatatacagtgactataagatgtatttcatgatagacatccccatgttctaccacatcttacatacactatagtatattcaaggtctttatcaaaacaacaatagtatatcataatataacaatatgaagaaagataaagtcattgccattaataaaagtgtaaattacattaaacaaaagatcgtttgtacaaagagtcatcaaagcccatagccacaagttggctcactgggcacccactctttcaactaTAACAGTCTTCGGTAGAATGTCCTTTGTCTTTGTGAAAGTGGCAATACTTGTCAGATTTCAGTCGCTTTGGGTTGTCTTTCATTGGCCTCGGAGGTTGCAGCAAACCTTGCTTTTCCGCAACCACCAATATATCAGCCAAGCGCGCATTTAGGGGTACCTGCTGAAGACGAGGGCCTTGGAATCCtcgtttctcttcttttcggcCTTCTCTTGgtttttcttcttctctttttaTTTTCCCTAAATAGCGTGGTTCAATAGTCTCCTCAATGCGTATATACTTCTCGGCTCTTTCCAGTAATTCTTCCAAGGTGCTTGGGGGTTTTCCCGCTATGGATTCCTTAAACTTCCAATGACGGAGGTTTTGTTGCATAATTCCTGCCAAGAGATCATGATTGACATGCGGGACTTCGTGAACAGCCTGAGTAAAACGTTGCACATACTCTCTCAAGCTCTCTCCTTCTTTTTTCACAACCGAGAACAGGTATGATGCAGTCTTAGGGTATTTTCGATTAATGGAGAACTGATGAAGAAAACGCTGAGTATGTTGTTCCAGGCTTGCAATGCTTCCTGCTGGGAGTTTATTGAACCATGCCAGTGCGCGATTAGTCAGCGTAGTCCAGAAGATTTTGCAGTACGCGGCATCACTGAAGTCATATAGATCGGCTTTTGCATAAAACCTATCGAGATGATCCTGAGGATCTCCTAAACCATCGTACTCTGGCAGACTTGCTATTTTCACTCCAGCTGTTAGTACCTCAGCTAAGATAGCAGTAGTGAATGGGCTACGCCGGGCTGGTAAGATTGCTAGAGCACTTTCTCCTCTATCCTCAGTCCGAATTCCGGGGCGCACGGGCCCGTGGCTATTTACCTCCTCCTCATGGACCACTGTTTCCCTTCTTGCACTGGGGTTTGGTACCCTGTTCGTTCCAACTTCTTCTTCTAGTGTGCGTCTCCTTTCTTGGTGTTGAGGAGGAGGCAATTCACCATTTACATTTGGATTGTTTCCCAAGTTATGATGTTGCGTTGCCAAAAAATGTGTCATGGCCTCCGCGACCGCACGTGAGGCAGCTTCCTCCAACATGGATTTCAAGGCATTTGGGGTGATCAGAAACTCCTCTTGCGGCGGGTGGTTAGGAGGCGGGAGCTCCCGTCCACCTTCAGTGTTACGGGTGGCATGTGATCGCGTTTGCATCTCTAGTGGATAGGTggctttcccacagacggcgccaatctGATGCGGGCGAAATAATTATGTCCCTATTCAGCAAATAAAATAGGAAGTCGTACGTCCTCCTGATCTCCTGCTTCTTCGGTCACCTACAGATGGGAACGATCTCCTGATCTCCTACTCCTTCGGTCACTTGAAGAAGTTGCACGTCTTCATTTTGGGctgtcacctgattcacgaACACACGTTAGAGGCGCCGGGTCACCTCCATACAAAACAGGAGAGCAGAGAGCTTTTTTAAGCTAAAGAGTCACTTACCTTGAAATGAAGAGATTcactcctatttataggcaaaattgaGCTAAATTGCACACTAACCTTCCTAGGCTCAAAAAATGCAATTTAATCACCCAGGACgacaaaattaagaattagtcctttaaaaatattattctcgCAAATCGACCCACtctattaatttatatataaaaagtatattaaaaaatatacttatacCCATCAAATGGAAACAAAATCTACAGATGGGAGCCGAAAGATTTATGTagagaaataaaatttaaatgaaataAGTCTCTTTGTTTATGGAAATATTTGTTACTTAATTCCAAGGCATATGGATTTAAGGTTTGATCCAAATTAATGTTATGTAAACATCCCATTATTTGGTTTATGAAGAAGGAACGCCTTGTGTCATATAAATAATATGGGAATGGTAATGTCTTTGATCATCCATTACCTACTTAGTTTTTGAGATAATTTGGGTTTAACTCTGACCAAATATAAGTTTCCAACATATTTTAGTTATCTTATTTGATTGCATTAGATTTATTTTCAGAACATGTATTAAGTTATACATCAAGGTGTCGCCGCTTTTTTTGgttacacacgcaacgcgtgtgccaCGCTTGCTAGTTATAATATAATGTCCTAGGTTAATTGGGACACAAAAAGAATAacagaattaaaaatatataatatccgattaaattttaaaatttgaaacacaataattaactaattttttaagatgataattttttttatcaaatttcaattttttttaaaaaaaaaattggcatattatcatttataatatttatggatattttttcaagaaaactattgataattgaaattcaaaattgtccgatcaatttcaaattttaaataaaaaattatcaatattaTATAGAACATCAATTAAcatgatttcttttttttaGTAATTTCATTTTGGtggaaaattattatatttagtaaaaattatatagatATCCAAATTGATTTTCAAGAGTAGAACCAAACCCTTAAAGGAGGAACGAAAGAAGGGATCTGCAATTTCTATATAATGTCAAGCTTTAATTTTGAGTTAAAAACTTATATTGTCTTGTGATAAAGCATATATAAAGGAAGTGGCACTCTACCATACCTTTGATCTAATTTGGCACAACAACAAAACCAAATGACCAATATTTTTACcggtatttttcacaacaaaattATAAAATGTGTAAAAGATAAATTACTGCACTTAACTACAATAAATCATCCAACTTCAATAATTATTCTAGCTGATTGTCGCCATTAGTGTAACTAATTTCAACATATcttatgaaaaaaaatcaaccacgattaaaataaacaaaaaaaatgctAGATGTACACCTTGATTTACACTCTTACTTAAATTTTTCCTCATTTAAAATACcaatgataaaaaataaatatctaattattaatcaaaaaaaacattaataaaaAATGGTGTAAACCAAGATACACATATAGCGTTAGTCAACAAAAAATTATCCATACACTTTTCTACTTGAGTCCACGCATATTACATGCCAAAAAACTATCTCCTAAGCACGCATTGCATGAACGAAACTgttgtatatatttaaatctAACATAACATCCGCATCATCCAAGTTTGTTAGTTTGAGGATACAATATTAAACCATCAAATTAATACACGATTTGATCTTTGTTCTAACTTCACATGTATCGATCGGTTCCACCAACCCCTTAAAgattaataaataaatcaaacctTAAAAATATGCATATATTAACAATTCAAGAACAATATCCAAACCAGCAAAAAAGGGCTTCAGACTTGTAAATTAATGCATTCATTTTCAACTTCTAGTTACAAACTTACAATTGAGTTACAATCATGAATTAACTATATATCTTGGACTGTATACCTCAGCTAATTATAATGAAACAATATTCTTGTTACAACTTTAGTTCTTTCCCCACGTCGTTATGCGATCGGAGCCAGACGCGTACTGAATAAAAAACTAGTCAAAAAAGCTAATCCTACAAAATTTTAGCGATACATTTCGACAGAAGGAAACTTGAATTCATCTGATATGAAGGGAATAGCCTCTGGTCTTTTCATCAAATCCTCATAAAAATCATACTCTGCCTCGTAGTCGTGTAGCGAAAGCTCGGCCTTTTGACTCGTATGGTAATGGTGTCTAGCTGAACAAGATTTCCCGAACCCAAAAACACTAACCTTGTCACAAGTCCCCACGGCAAGCATGATCGCTTGCATACCCGAAGAGTAGTGGAACTCGAGCGCATCGTGAGCCGACCCCCATTCGCCACAATCCTTCCCGGTTGTCTCCACGAACCGTTTCAACGAGTAATACTTCACGATCCTAGCACACAACATGTCGAATCTTGGATCGGTAACAACCAAAGGCGCCTTGTGAGAAGCATTGCACACCAAGAAATCGAAAAAGTGAACCGGTTGACATATATACATAACCGTAGGCACTTCCTCGCCGTAAGGATGGCAAAAACAATCCACCCTGCGCGCACACGAACTTAATATGTTGCTGTTAATGAAAGACACACTCGTTTTCGCCCCCACGTCGCGCTCATATCCCGCGATTCTCGCGTTGTTTAGCCGAATAACAATCTCATGACTATCGATCAGCTTACCATGATCACTACTCAACAGAATCCCACTGTTTCCCACCACAGCACAACTCTTGTATCTCTTTCTTGAATCTTTTACACCACTGT
It encodes:
- the LOC140892675 gene encoding beta-1,6-galactosyltransferase GALT29A-like, yielding MYSSVKTGFRSLYITLLLIVVAATLTIRALLHFNGGGASFQQKYEIPPARTPQKPVFNETLLKYAAVEIAEARVKQEVDDLLNANFRNRGEKGSFLSFGRHRIDLRLKSSRGIPLQVQSPEFNRLWLNLRRYLSDWWRNRRLDLDTTLDSANDAKVTFEEYYSGVKDSRKRYKSCAVVGNSGILLSSDHGKLIDSHEIVIRLNNARIAGYERDVGAKTSVSFINSNILSSCARRVDCFCHPYGEEVPTVMYICQPVHFFDFLVCNASHKAPLVVTDPRFDMLCARIVKYYSLKRFVETTGKDCGEWGSAHDALEFHYSSGMQAIMLAVGTCDKVSVFGFGKSCSARHHYHTSQKAELSLHDYEAEYDFYEDLMKRPEAIPFISDEFKFPSVEMYR